The following are from one region of the Salvia hispanica cultivar TCC Black 2014 chromosome 1, UniMelb_Shisp_WGS_1.0, whole genome shotgun sequence genome:
- the LOC125201133 gene encoding uncharacterized protein C24H6.02c, whose product MHSTAMAARRILSLIAAKYAQNPLPREVSRKFRPSPNSFSRNCEQYTRGFKSLSEARVPSVQNPAENGSCSSNSVQSTSGCVSSLKNDQAAVKHQVKSDLKVSERHDLVMMFTCKVCDTRNLKTACRESYDKGVVVARCNGCDNLHLIADRLGWFGEPSSVEEFLAARGEEVKKGSAETMNLTLEDLAGTKDG is encoded by the exons ATGCACTCTACTGCAATGGCGGCGCGGcgaattctctctctcatagcTGCAAAATATGCGCAGAATCCCCTCCCCAGAG AGGTCTCTAGGAAGTTTCGTCCTTCTCCAAACTCGTTCTCTCGCAACTGTGAGCAGTACACCAGAGGGTTCAAGTCTCTCTCAGAAGCCAGAGTTCCATCTGTGCAAAATCCAGCCGAAAACGGAAGTTGCAGCTCGAACAGTGTCCAGAGCACGAGCGGATGCGTCTCCAGCTTGAAAAATGACCAGGCTGCTGTGAAGCACCAAGTGAAATCCGACTTGAAGGTTTCGGAGAGGCACGATCTTGTCATGATGTTCACTTGCAAAGTCTGCGACACCAGAAACCTCAAAACGGCCTGTCGTGAGTCGTACGACAAAGGCGTGGTGGTTGCTAGATGCAATGGCTGCGACAATCTGCACCTGATCGCGGACCGGCTGGGATGGTTTGGTGAACCGAGCAGCGTAGAGGAGTTTCTAGCGGCTCGCGGGGAGGAAGTGAAGAAGGGATCAGCTGAGACTATGAATCTCACTCTTGAGGATCTTGCTGGAACAAAAGATGGTTAG
- the LOC125201129 gene encoding pentatricopeptide repeat-containing protein At1g60770, whose amino-acid sequence MASTFMQQFAKKKTVAKRSSKKYLTEALYKKLLSDGGEERSVRAKTNEFLKSRKSAYKWEVGRTVKILRGRKLYGPAVKISETMEKRGMNKTVSDQAIHLDLIAKSRGIAAAETYFVSLPESSKTNLTYSALLNCYCKLSMTSKAETMFERMKELNLEMSSMPYNSLMTLNMKNELPQVVPALVKEMKEAGVMPDVYTYNVWMRALAAKGDIDGVERVIDEMKRDGRVAADWTTYSNLASIYADAGAFDKAEAALKELESRNARRELSAYQFLITLYGRTGNLLEVYRVWRSLKLAFPKTANLSYLNMIQVLVMLNDLPGAEKCFHEWATAYSTGSSTFDIRIANVLISAYLKEGSPEKADKLRRHAKRRGAEPNAKTWEHYIDYYMKKEEFKPLVKCVNNAVTAGWANGAEWAPSAEVVEAVMRHFEQSKDVGGAEGFVKILKEPTGKVFESLIRTYAAAEKKSPIMHRRVKMEKVELSKEGKMLLDEISAA is encoded by the exons ATGGCGTCGACGTTTATGCAGCAATTCGCGAAGAAGAAGACCGTAGCTAAGCGATCGTCGAAGAAGTATTTGACGGAGGCGCTGTACAAGAAGCTGCTCAGCGATGGCGGCGAGGAGAGGAGCGTCAGGGCGAAGACGAACGAGTTTCTCAAGTCGCGTAAGAGTGCTTACAAATGGGAGGTTGGCCGCACCGTGAAGATTCTCCGCGGCCGCAAACTGTACGGACCCGCTGTCAAG ATATCCGAGACTATGGAGAAAAGAGGTATGAATAAAACCGTGAGTGACCAAGCTATTCATCTTGATCTGATAGCGAAAAGCCGAGGCATTGCTGCTGCTGAGACCTATTTTGTGTCTCTGCCGGAGTCATCAAAAACGAATCTCACTTACAGCGCGCTTCTCAATTGCTACTGCAAACTCTCAATGACTTCAAAGGCTGAGACTATGTTCGAGAGGATGAAAGAACTTAATTTGGAGATGAGTTCCATGCCGTACAACAGCCTCATGACCCTAAACATGAAAAACGAGCTGCCACAGGTCGTCCCTGCACTTGTCAAAGAAATGAAGGAGGCTGGCGTCATGCCTGATGTTTACACCTACAACGTGTGGATGAGGGCTCTTGCTGCCAAGGGTGATATTGACGGGGTCGAGAGGGTTATTGATGAGATGAAGAGAGACGGCCGAGTTGCAGCAGATTGGACGACATACAGCAATCTGGCATCCATCTATGCTGATGCCGGAGCGTTTGATAAAGCTGAGGCGGCACTTAAGGAACTGGAGAGCAGAAATGCCCGTAGAGAACTCTCGGCTTACCAATTCCTGATCACACTGTACGGACGCACTGGGAATCTGCTCGAAGTGTATCGAGTGTGGCGTTCGTTGAAGCTAGCTTTTCCCAAAACCGCAAACTTGAGTTATCTGAACATGATTCAGGTGTTGGTTATGCTGAATGATCTACCAGGTGCTGAGAAATGTTTCCACGAGTGGGCGACTGCTTACTCAACCGGTAGCTCGACTTTCGATATCCGTATTGCAAACGTCCTCATCAGCGCTTATCTGAAAGAGGGTTCGCCCGAGAAGGCAGACAAGCTGAGGAGGCACGCCAAGAGGAGAGGAGCGGAACCCAACGCCAAAACCTGGGAGCACTACATTGACTACTACATGAAGAAGGAAGAGTTCAAACCACTCGTGAAATGCGTCAACAACGCCGTCACAGCTGGCTGGGCTAACGGAGCTGAGTGGGCCCCATCGGCCGAAGTCGTGGAGGCTGTTATGCGGCACTTTGAGCAGAGCAAGGACGTCGGGGGCGCTGAAGGGTTCGTGAAGATCCTGAAGGAGCCGACAGGCAAGGTGTTCGAGTCGTTGATTCGAACTTACGCAGCTGCCGAGAAGAAGAGTCCCATCATGCATCGCCGGGTGAAGATGGAGAAGGTGGAATTGAGTAAAGAAGGGAAAATGTTGCTAGATGAAATATCTGCGGCATGA